The Erythrobacter sp. HL-111 DNA segment GCCGCGCTGCGCGCTGATCCGGTTATCGTCACTGCCGCCGATGCCTGCGCGGTCCGCCGCGCCGAGTGCCAACTCCCGGTCCTGCGCAGCTATGCCGAGACCCGCTACGGCGCGAAGAGCTGGAACCGCCAGCGCCGCGTCGTCGCCAGGATCGAGGCCAGCACGCTGGGCATGGATATCCGCTATGTCGTCACATCGCTAACCCAAGGCTCGGCTGAATACATCTATGACACGCTCTACTGTGCGCGCGGGCAGGCCGAGAACTTGATCAAGCTGCACAAGACCCAGCTGGCCAGTGACCGCACCTCGTGCCGGTCGGCGAACGCCAACCAGATGCGCCTGATCCTGCACACCGCTGCCTACTGGCTGCTGTGGCGCGTTCAGCAGGCGATCCCAAAGACCACCGCTCTGGCAAAAGCCGAGTTTACGACCCTGCGCCTGCGGCTGCTCAAGGTTGCTGCCCGCGTCATGGAAAGCGCCACCCGAATCCGCGTAGCGTTCGCCTCTGCGTGCCCCGATGCCGATCTGATGCGTGCCATCGTTCTCGCGCTCAAGCCTGCGCCGACGTAGCGGGCGCGGCAGTGCCGCAGAAACCCCGAGCCAAGTCCTTCAACCAGAAAAGCCCATCGATCACAGCGCGGTGAAACAGACGCCAGCGGTGCCGCACGCCCGCTCTACGCCGCCGCACGCAGCAGTGGCGTCAAGCTCGCGCCGAGAGGCGCCCAACCGCATCGCCGTGAATAAGAGAGGTTAGGAAGCCGCCGGTGCCGCAGGCGGGGTCGAACAGCGTCTCGCCCGGATGCGGGTCTATCATCTGGACCATGAAGGAGGTGACGGCGCGCGGCGTATAGTATTCCCCCGCATTGCCCGCCGACTGCAGGTCGTTGAGCAGCTGCTCGTAGAACTCGCCGAAGTGGCGGCGTTCGTCGAGATTGTTGAAATCAACCTGATTGATCTTGTTGACAACCTGCCGAAGCAGCTGGCCGGATTTCATGTAGTTGTAGGCATCCTCGAACACATCGCGCACGACGCGGCGGCGGTCGCCCGGCTTAGCCGAGACCTGGAGGCCCTTTAGGGCCGGAAACAGCTCGTCGTTGACAAAATCGAGCATGGCCTGTCCCGTGATCCCTTCGGGATCTGCCGCCCAGTTCCGCCACTGGAAACGCTCGGGGATGGGCGAGCGGTAATCGTCCCGCGTGATTTCGAGTTCCTGATCCTGATCGTCGATGATTTTGAGGAAGAACAGCCATGTGAGCTGGCTGATGCGCTGGGCATCGCCATCGACGCCCACGTCCTGGCGCATGATGTCCTGAATGGATTTTACGGTGGTGCGGACGATCATGGTTCAGGCGGTCTCCTGGTAGAGCGCGTCCTGCAATTCATGGACGGCCTTTTCGAAGCCCGCCTTGCCGCCGAACGCGTTGATGAGTTGAACGACGCTGCCCATGTCGGTGAAGGGAGTAACCTTCAGCACGTTAGCGTCGTCGAGATTGAGGACGCCCTCGTCGCGGTACTTCTCCAGCAGCGCATCAAGGACGGCACGAGCTTGCGGCCCGTATTTGGTGAACACGTCGCGCTTCTTCACGTTCTCGGCCCGTTCGCGGCGCGTGAGGGGCTTGGCGTCGAAGGCGACATGGCAGATCAGGTCGAACGGATCGAGATTTTTTCCAAGCTCGTCAGCGATGGCATCGAGGGCTAAACCTTCGGCCTCCAGTTCCTCGACGATGGCCTGCTTGCGCTCGGCGGCGTTCCAGCGTTTCAGAAACTCGTCGAGGCTGGCGAAGCGTTTCCTCAGGGCGTTCTTGGTGAAATCGCGCAGGGATTCGGTGACAAGCTTGCCGTTCTCGTCGAGATATTCCACCCGCTCGGCGATGATGCGGGCGCCGACGCCATCGACGTAGATCTTGCGCACGGGATCGCCCGTCGGCAGCGGCAGGCCGGGCTGATCGACGATGGTCTTGTCCTCATCCGGCGTCGGCGGAATCGCGTCCTCGCCCTCGGGCGTTGCTGGTTCCTCGTCGGGCGGCGTCATCGGGTCATCCGCGCCTGGCGCGTAAATCTGCACCGGGTCGCCGTCGAAATCCGGGTCCGCAAAATGCGCGGTCGCGCCACGGAAATCGATCAGCGTGAAATAGAACTTCCTGGTGTCCTCGTGCACGCGGGTTCCGCGTCCGACGATCTGCTTGAACTCGGTCATCGAGCCGATTTCGCGGTCGAGCACGATCAGGCGGCAGGTCTGCGCATCGACGCCGGTGGACAGCAGGCGCGAGGTCGTGACCAGCACGGGCCACTTCGATTCCGGGTCGATGAAGTTGCCGAGCTGGTCCTGGCCCTCCTTGTCGCTGCCGGTGATCCGCATGACATAGCGCGCGTTCTCGGCCACCAGATCGGCGTTCTCGTTGATCAGCGCCTGACGCATGCGGGCGGCGTGTTCCTGATCGACGCAGAACACGATGGTCTTCTGGTAGCGATCGCCGCTCTCCTTGAGGAAGGCCGTGATCTTTTTAGCCGCCAGAAGGGTGCGATCGTCCAGAACCAAAGTGCGGTCGAAATCCTTGGCGTTGTAGATGCGGTCCTCGACCTCGTTGCCGTCGCGGTCCAACTGGCCCTTTTCCGGCCGATAGCCTTCCACATCCCGGTCGATGTGAACCTTGATGACCTTGTAAGGCGCCAGAAATCCGTCGCTGATGCCCTGCTTCAGCGAATAGGTGAATACAGGCTCGCCGAAATATTCCGTATTGGAGACGTATTTCGTCTCCTTCGGCGTGGCGGTCAGGCCGATCTGCGTCGCACCGGAAAAATGGGTCAGAATTTCACGCCAGGCGGAATCCTCGGCGGCGCTGCCGCGATGGCATTCGTCGATCACGATCAGGTCGAAGAAGTCCTTCGAGAACTCCTTGAACAGCTTCTGCCGCTCTTCCGGTCCAGTGATCGCCTGATAGAGGCCGAGATAGACCTCGAAGGCGGTGTCGATGCGGCGTTTCCTGTCGAGCGCCAGCGTCAGGTCGACCGAGTCTCCGTCCTGCCGTTCGATGGTCTTGGCATTGGTTGAAAGCTTCGCCATTGCCGCACCAAAGGGGCGGAAATCGTTCACCATGGTCTGGTCGATCAGCACATTGCGGTCGGCGAGGAACAGGATGCGCTTGTTGCCTTCGGGGTTCCAGCGCCGCGATTTCCACAGCCGCCAGATGATCTGGAATGCCGTGTAGGTCTTGCCCGTGCCGGTCGCCATGACCAGCAGAACCCGGTCCTGTCCCTTGGCGATGGCCTCGATCGTGGCGTTGACGGCATTCACCTGATAGTAGCGCGGCTCCTTGCCGCTGCCGTCGTCGTGGTAGTCCTGAAGAACGATCTCCTCGGATGCGCCGTCCAGTCCTTTCCAGGAGCGAAAGCGCGCCCACAGGTCGGCGGGTGACGGGAAGGCGTCGAGGCCGAGGTTCGCCTCGCGCGGTGTGCTCGCGCCCGGTGCGGTCATGGAATACGAAGCCGTCGCCGTTCGAACTGAAGACGAAGGGGATCTTCAGCGTTTCGGCATAGTCGAGCGCCTGCTGCATGCCGTCGCCGACGCTGCGGGAGTTGTCCTTCGCCTCGATCAGCGCGATCGGAATGTTCGGCTTGTAGTAGAGAACAAAGTCGGCCTTCTTCGCCTTGCCGCGCGTCACCAGCTTGCCGCGCACGATGATGCGGCCCTTGGTGAAATAGACCTCCTCCCGAACCTGCACCATCTCGTCCCAGCCTGCGCGCTTGACGGCAGGCAGGATGAACTTGGTGCAGATATCGCGCTCGGTGAGGCTTCGCTTGTCCATACCGGTCAGCCGCCCTCCGGATGCTGCCATGGATCAATCACCTCGACACCGCAGCCCTCGAAATCGCCGACGTTCCGGGTTGCCATGGCAGCACCGCAGGCGCGGGCTATGGCCGCAATCTGGCAGTCAGGGAAGCTGATCGGCCGACCCGCGGCGCGGCGGTCGGCGAAGATGTCGGCGAAGGCTTTTGCCGCGGCGCTGTCGAACGGCAGCACCCGTCCCGCGAAGTCTTCGCCAACCATGGCGTCGATCTCTGCAATCAGGCGCTCGCGGCGCTTGCCCTCCGGCAGGATCACCGCACCACGCCGCAACTCGGCCTCCCCCACCGCGCTGAGATGAAGGGCGGCGGCGTCTTGATGTCCGAACCAGTCCAGCACGGCCGGGGCGGGTTTCGACCGCATAAGTTCGGAGATGACATTGGTGTCGATCAGGATCATGGCTGCCTGCATCAATCGAAGCGCGGGGGCTCGGGCATCGGCTCGCGGGGCGGCAGATCGAGGTCCACTCCGCCCAGGGCTGCAAAGCGGCGATGAATGGCTTCACCAAGGTTTTCGGGCGGCGCCCGTCTGCCGACTGCCTGGCGCAGGATTTCCCGCGCCTCCTCTTCCATCGAGCGGCCGTGCTCGGCCGCGCGGATGCGCAGACTGCGCTTCAACGTGTCGTCGAGATTTCGAATCGTGATGCTGGCCATGATGCCCTCCATCGGCTTCGTGTGAGATTAGGCGCTGATTGCAGTGCAATCAACCGAGATCGTCCAGCGTGGACAGGCTGGATTCCGGATTCCGATGGATTCCCAAAAAAGGAAGCCAGTCGCTGGCGATGTCCCGCGCTCCGCCCGCCAGCATAGGAATATCGCCAAGAAGGAACCGCCAATTTCCTCAGGGCGTGGTTAAGTTTAGGCGATGTCAGCTGCCACGCTGTAGCGGCCTTGCGCCTGGGCTCCCCGCATTCGGAATCCTCCGGGAGGAACCGCGAGAGATGCCCATTATCCATCCACCTCTTCGATGACACCTTGCATGGAGCGCAGGAGCGCCGCCAGCTTTCGTCGCTCGGAGATGGCGTCCGCGGTGTAGAGACCGTGCTTGCGCGCATTGTCATTCCCGGTCGGCGCGCCCGGAGACTTTCCCCCGTGCATCCGG contains these protein-coding regions:
- a CDS encoding type II toxin-antitoxin system VapC family toxin codes for the protein MILIDTNVISELMRSKPAPAVLDWFGHQDAAALHLSAVGEAELRRGAVILPEGKRRERLIAEIDAMVGEDFAGRVLPFDSAAAKAFADIFADRRAAGRPISFPDCQIAAIARACGAAMATRNVGDFEGCGVEVIDPWQHPEGG
- a CDS encoding plasmid stabilization protein codes for the protein MEGIMASITIRNLDDTLKRSLRIRAAEHGRSMEEEAREILRQAVGRRAPPENLGEAIHRRFAALGGVDLDLPPREPMPEPPRFD
- a CDS encoding N-6 DNA methylase, with the translated sequence MIVRTTVKSIQDIMRQDVGVDGDAQRISQLTWLFFLKIIDDQDQELEITRDDYRSPIPERFQWRNWAADPEGITGQAMLDFVNDELFPALKGLQVSAKPGDRRRVVRDVFEDAYNYMKSGQLLRQVVNKINQVDFNNLDERRHFGEFYEQLLNDLQSAGNAGEYYTPRAVTSFMVQMIDPHPGETLFDPACGTGGFLTSLIHGDAVGRLSARA